The following coding sequences are from one Methanococcoides orientis window:
- a CDS encoding DUF434 domain-containing protein, protein MSDAYPLPVDELKKKLLEPAIDIRYLLTRGYVRKTAITFVSNHYQLTEHERHVLARLVFSPETAESRMKKKLKCSQLEGCDVLIDGYNVIITIESSLKNETIWYADDSFLRDTSGIFRNHRVTDTTYMAVDEMLSTLSTLKLRSATILLDSQMSNSGKLAQFIRERAESNNFKADSKTSKHVDFDLKKAGTSAVIATADGIIVDDVEKVVDVTECWMKQNGKIYEAFSLKSHLKGK, encoded by the coding sequence ATGTCTGATGCATATCCGCTTCCAGTCGATGAACTCAAAAAAAAGCTATTAGAGCCTGCAATAGACATAAGGTACCTGCTCACAAGAGGCTATGTGAGAAAGACTGCAATTACTTTTGTAAGCAACCATTACCAACTGACAGAACATGAAAGGCATGTACTCGCAAGACTGGTGTTCTCACCAGAAACTGCAGAAAGCCGCATGAAAAAGAAACTCAAATGTTCCCAACTAGAAGGTTGCGATGTCCTTATTGATGGTTACAATGTCATAATAACCATAGAAAGCTCACTGAAAAATGAAACCATATGGTATGCAGATGATAGTTTCCTGCGCGATACCAGTGGAATATTCAGGAACCACAGGGTCACAGACACAACCTACATGGCAGTTGATGAGATGTTATCAACACTCTCAACTTTGAAATTAAGATCTGCTACCATCCTTCTTGATTCCCAGATGAGCAACAGTGGAAAACTTGCACAGTTCATCCGGGAAAGAGCCGAAAGTAACAATTTCAAAGCCGATTCAAAGACCTCAAAACATGTTGATTTCGACCTCAAGAAAGCGGGAACAAGTGCAGTGATAGCAACTGCTGATGGTATTATAGTTGATGATGTGGAGAAGGTGGTTGATGTGACGGAATGCTGGATGAAGCAGAATGGGAAGATATATGAAGCGTTCAGCCTCAAATCTCATTTGAAAGGAAAATGA
- a CDS encoding PAS domain-containing protein: MISSEDIETIINSSQAVIFLWKIDEDWTVDFVSENILQFGYDMDEFKDGKLKYTDIVHPDDIDNLKEKFLEYAKKDKLVGFTRQYRIITKFGEIRWVDERSLIRRNEIGDIDHIQGIIFDITENKKAEEALQINEARLETLLKLNQMSSQSVKSIIEFVLEEGLKLTGSEVGYFALVNQSEDALTVHS; the protein is encoded by the coding sequence ATGATTAGCAGTGAAGACATTGAAACGATCATAAATAGCAGTCAGGCAGTCATTTTCCTGTGGAAGATTGACGAGGACTGGACTGTTGATTTTGTATCAGAGAACATACTCCAGTTTGGTTATGACATGGATGAATTCAAGGATGGAAAATTGAAATATACAGATATAGTCCATCCTGATGACATCGATAACTTAAAAGAGAAATTTTTGGAATATGCTAAAAAGGACAAACTTGTTGGGTTTACGCGTCAATACAGGATCATAACTAAGTTTGGAGAAATACGCTGGGTCGATGAGCGATCATTGATAAGACGAAATGAGATTGGAGATATAGATCACATACAGGGAATCATTTTTGATATTACGGAAAATAAAAAGGCAGAGGAAGCCTTACAGATCAATGAAGCACGTCTGGAAACGCTGCTTAAGCTTAATCAGATGAGTTCCCAGTCAGTAAAGAGCATAATTGAATTCGTACTTGAAGAAGGTCTCAAACTGACAGGAAGTGAAGTTGGTTACTTTGCTTTGGTGAACCAGTCTGAAGATGCCCTCACGGTGCATTCTTAG